From a single Shewanella denitrificans OS217 genomic region:
- the recN gene encoding DNA repair protein RecN, which translates to MLCQLSINNFAIVRFLELDFRAGMTSITGETGAGKSIAIDALGLCLGNRGDANSVRPGSTKAEISARFSLDDVPLAKRWLEDNDLELDNECILRRTLNSDGRTRAYINGNPVPVTQLKHIGQLLIGIHGQHAHHAMLKSEHQLTLLDSYANHKLLLDAVSSSYQRSKQIESELKQLQLSQQERIARKQLLQYQVEELDEFGLKPEEFEEIEQEHKRLANGSELIESCQAGLSLLCEDDEANIESLLNKAVSLADTLAGLDPKLANVAVMLNEALIQVQESASELEDYLSHLELDPEHFAQLELRLSKAMQLARKHHVSADKLAIHHQLLSQELADIDGDETKLNEIAAQLEINKQAYLSHAQKLSQSRCRYAKELDKLVTRSIHELNMPKGKFTIAVNFDAQMLSSNGCDHVEFLVSTNPGQELQPLAKVASGGELSRIGLGIQVITAKKVATPTLIFDEVDVGISGPTAAVVGRMLRSLGDSTQVLCVTHLPQVAGNGHQHMFVDKFNKAGSTETTMRPLDKEQRIQELARLLGGDVITENTLANARELMQSA; encoded by the coding sequence ATGCTTTGCCAACTCAGCATTAATAATTTTGCCATTGTACGTTTTCTTGAATTAGATTTCAGAGCGGGCATGACCAGCATCACAGGTGAAACCGGTGCCGGTAAGTCTATTGCGATCGACGCCTTAGGCTTATGCCTAGGTAATCGAGGCGATGCTAATAGTGTGCGCCCGGGGTCAACAAAAGCCGAGATCAGTGCCCGCTTTAGCTTAGATGATGTACCTCTTGCCAAGCGCTGGCTCGAGGATAACGATCTCGAGCTCGATAATGAATGTATCTTACGACGCACCCTAAACAGTGATGGCCGTACCCGTGCCTATATTAACGGCAACCCAGTACCTGTCACCCAGCTTAAACATATAGGGCAGCTACTCATTGGTATTCACGGCCAACATGCCCACCATGCCATGCTAAAAAGTGAGCACCAGCTTACCTTGTTAGACAGCTACGCCAATCACAAACTCCTACTCGATGCCGTCAGCAGCAGCTACCAAAGAAGCAAGCAGATTGAAAGCGAGCTCAAGCAGCTGCAACTGAGTCAGCAAGAACGCATTGCCCGTAAGCAATTACTGCAATACCAAGTTGAAGAACTGGATGAGTTTGGACTGAAGCCGGAAGAGTTTGAAGAAATTGAGCAAGAACACAAGCGCCTTGCTAACGGCAGTGAGTTAATTGAAAGCTGCCAAGCGGGTCTGTCATTATTGTGTGAAGATGATGAAGCCAATATTGAGAGCTTGCTCAATAAAGCGGTATCCTTGGCCGATACGTTAGCCGGCTTAGATCCAAAGCTTGCTAATGTGGCTGTGATGCTTAATGAAGCCTTGATCCAAGTGCAAGAAAGCGCCAGCGAGCTTGAAGACTACTTAAGCCATTTAGAGCTTGATCCTGAGCATTTCGCTCAGCTTGAGCTGCGTCTCTCAAAGGCCATGCAATTAGCACGAAAACATCATGTTAGCGCCGATAAGCTGGCAATACATCATCAGCTACTGTCCCAAGAGCTGGCTGACATTGACGGTGATGAAACCAAGCTTAATGAAATAGCGGCCCAACTTGAAATCAATAAGCAAGCCTACTTAAGTCATGCGCAAAAGCTCAGTCAGAGCCGCTGTCGCTATGCCAAGGAGCTAGATAAACTGGTGACTCGCTCCATTCATGAGTTGAACATGCCTAAAGGAAAATTCACCATAGCGGTTAATTTTGATGCGCAAATGCTTAGCAGCAATGGCTGCGATCACGTAGAGTTTTTAGTCAGCACTAACCCAGGGCAAGAGTTACAGCCTTTGGCAAAAGTCGCCTCAGGTGGTGAACTGTCACGTATTGGTTTGGGCATACAAGTCATTACCGCCAAGAAAGTCGCCACCCCAACGCTCATTTTCGATGAGGTGGACGTGGGGATTTCAGGCCCAACGGCCGCCGTGGTTGGCCGTATGCTCAGAAGTTTAGGTGACTCCACCCAAGTCTTGTGCGTGACTCACTTGCCGCAAGTGGCAGGCAATGGTCATCAACACATGTTTGTGGATAAGTTTAATAAGGCGGGCAGCACTGAAACCACAATGAGACCATTAGATAAAGAGCAAAGAATTCAAGAACTGGCACGCTTACTGGGCGGTGATGTGA
- a CDS encoding DUF4440 domain-containing protein, protein MEALKAKLIDLEECLFEPKVRGSIAELDKLLGDDFIEITAAGSQFDKQAALARLPFESPPLIQAQDYQLRMLAVDCAQLLYRATMVKAGETEASVSLRCSIWQLRNQQWQMVYHQGTYC, encoded by the coding sequence TTGGAAGCACTTAAGGCGAAATTGATCGATTTAGAAGAATGCTTATTCGAGCCTAAGGTGAGGGGATCAATTGCCGAACTTGATAAGCTGCTGGGGGATGATTTTATCGAAATAACCGCAGCGGGTAGCCAATTTGACAAACAAGCTGCATTAGCGCGCCTGCCTTTTGAGTCGCCACCCCTAATTCAAGCCCAAGATTATCAACTTAGAATGCTAGCAGTAGATTGTGCCCAACTCTTGTATCGGGCGACTATGGTAAAAGCGGGTGAAACAGAGGCAAGTGTATCGCTTAGATGCTCCATTTGGCAGCTTAGAAATCAGCAATGGCAAATGGTTTATCATCAAGGTACTTATTGTTAG
- a CDS encoding GNAT family N-acetyltransferase: protein MITKLEHCDAEIADHIFSIFQASYKIEAQLIGAANFPPLSRSAADIAQSGSQFYGFSEHASLAAVIEIVLEDYCLDINSLTVSPDYFRRGIASKLIRYVLVNFEYAQAVVETAVRNHPAIKLYKQQGFVEYKRWTPSHGIEKLAMSLRAAP, encoded by the coding sequence ATGATTACAAAACTTGAACATTGTGATGCCGAAATAGCGGATCACATTTTCTCTATTTTCCAAGCCTCATACAAGATCGAAGCTCAGCTAATAGGCGCGGCTAACTTTCCGCCACTGTCCCGAAGCGCAGCAGATATAGCACAATCAGGGTCACAATTTTATGGCTTTAGTGAGCATGCCAGTCTAGCGGCGGTAATAGAGATTGTTCTGGAGGATTATTGTTTAGATATTAATAGCCTCACCGTTAGCCCTGACTATTTTAGGAGGGGCATTGCCAGCAAGCTAATACGCTATGTGCTAGTAAATTTTGAATATGCACAGGCGGTTGTCGAGACCGCCGTTCGCAATCACCCTGCCATTAAGTTATATAAGCAGCAGGGTTTTGTTGAATATAAGCGCTGGACGCCTTCCCATGGTATTGAGAAACTGGCAATGTCATTGAGGGCTGCGCCTTAG